TTTTTTGGTGGTGAATACCGTGATAAATCACTGTCATCTAAGGTAGTTGATCGTGTTATAGGTGGGGAAATTTATCATGGTATGCGTGAATTTCCTAAAGAGACATTTGTGACAGGCTTTTTTGCGAATGAGCTTATTAATACGATAGGTGTACCATTTACAATTGAAAATAAGCATTATGCATTGTTTTTAAGACCTGATATTCGATTATTATTCTCTGAGGTTCATACAATCCTAGCGGGGCTTATTTTAGTAATGACGATCCTTAGCTTATTAGCCATGCTATTATTTGCTAAAGCATTAATTCGCCCCATCACAAAGCTAACTGAGGCCACACATCAACTAGCCCATGAAAAATTTGATACGTTATTGAATATTGATCGTGCAGATGAGATTGGGCAGCTGGCAATTAGCTTTAATGTCATGACAGAAAAATTACAGGAAAATGATCGCATGCGTAAGGAATTTATTAGTAATGTATCACATGATTTTCAGTCACCATTGCTAAATATTCAAGGTTATATAGATTTATTAAAGAATCCTTCGCTAACAGAACAGGAGCGGCAGGAATATACAATGATTATTGAACTGGAAACAAAGCGCCTTTCTACATTAACGAAGCAGTTACTTTTGCTGACTTCATTGGATCAATCTACAAGATTATTAAAGTGTGAACCTTATCGCTTAGATGAGCAATTGAGGGAGACTGTTAGCAAGTATCGCTGGCAACTTGAGGAGGCAAATATGCAATTAACCTATCAGCTTGTGCCCCTTATTTATAGCGGTGATGCAGGACTGCTACAAAATGTTTGGGATAATTTGTTGACCAATGCTATTAAATATAATGTCGAGAACGGAGAAATTCATATTCGTTTACAGGAGCAATCGACCTATGTTGAGGTACTAATCGAGGATAGTGGTATAGGAATAACGACTAATCAATTACAGCAAGTATTTGATCGTTTTTATCGAGTAGATGCTTCAAGAACAAAGCAAGGGACTGGGCTTGGGCTAGCTATTGTTAAACAAATTGTAGAACTACATGAAGGCTCAGTTCAGATGGAAAGTGTTATTCATTCTGGTACAAAGGTTTTTATCCGTTTACCAAAATTGTAATAAGGAGTTCATGTAAAGTTCATGTTCCCCCAATAAACTACTGATAGTTGAAAAAGCTTAGGGGGAATAATCGAATGGAACAAAAATGGAGTTTACGTTTAATACGCCTTGCTGCAATTTTTGCGTTGTTTGGAACGTATTTGGGTTCACATATGTCCGGTTCAGGAAGTTATCAATTTAGACCAATACATGCACACGTTTTACTAGTAGGCTGGTTAAGTATGTTTGCATGGGGAATTTTTTACCGTGCGTTCAAAGTGAAATCTCAAAAATTGGTAACTATACATGGCTGGACAGCTATTTTAGGTGTTTTTGGCTTAACGTTAGGGATGTGGTTTTACAATTTAAACCCATTCAATTTTAGCAGTACATTTACATTAATTTTCTTTATTGTAGGTGGGACAACCTTGTTAATAAGCTTTGCATTATTTATCGTTGTAACATTTATGATTCAACAAAAAGAAGAAATGAAAATGTAAGGCTAATACCGTGTCACATTTAGGCTAGTAGGTGACACGGTATCCTCGCTTAATTGGCTATTCTTTTATATTTTCGAGAGACATCTTTAGCCATTTTGTTGCCTCATTATAATCTTGAGCAACACCCAGCCCCTTTTTATACAGCATACCTAGCTGAAATTGGGCCTTTTGATGGCCTTGATTAGCAGCTAGACGATAAAGTTGAGCGGCCTTTACAAAATCCTTAGGGACACCCTGTCCATGACAATGCATTTGAGCTAATTGATATCGTGCTTTAGCATGCCCCTGTGCTGCAGCCTGTTCAATCCATTTCGCAGCCTCAGTATAATCCTGTTCGACCCCTTTTCCTTTATCAAATAAATTTCCAAGCTGGTATTGAGCACCTGCATGCCCTTGAATGGCTGCTAGCCGATAACAGCGCCGTGCCTCTTCTAAATCTTGTTCAATTCCTAAGCCCTGTTCATATAAAAGTCCCAATTGGTATTCTGCTTGAATATGAGACTGATCCGTGGCTGCCCTCCACCATTTCGCAGCCTCCCTATAATTTAATGTGCCACCAGCTTCATTTACATATAATAATCCAAGCTCGTACTGGGCATCGGCATAGCCTTTTTCTGCGGCTTTTTTAAAATAAGGTAAGGCTTTGTCAGACTGCTCAAGCTGATATACATACATACGCCCAAGCTCGAAGCCTGCACTTATATGTCCATGACTAGCGGCGAGCTGCAACCATTTTTCAGCTAAAGCTATATCTTTTTCCTTTTGATACAGTAGACCGAGACAATATTGAGCATTTGTATGCCCACTATGTGCCGCAAGCTTAAACCACTTAATAGCCTCTACTTGGTCCTGAGCAATACCTTGACCTGTGTTATAGAGCATCGCTAATTGAAATTCTGCATTCGTGTGGTCTTGGAGTGCTGCCATGTGGAACCATCTAGCAGCTTCTTCAAAATTTTGTGTGATACCACGACCTTTTAGATACATGTAGCCGAGATTATACTGGGCACTTGCATCACCTGCTAAGGCGGCCATTTCAAAATAGGTCACCGCCTCTTCATAGCTTTGCTCTACACCTGTTCCGTTATGATAAAGAAATCCAAGGTTATTTTGAGCACTTGTATTGCCTTGATTGGCTGCAGAAATATACCATTTTGCTGCCTCAAAAAAATCTACAGGTACACCTAGTCCTTGATTAAAAAGTACGCCTAAATTATACTGAGCATCAGCATTTCCTAAATTCGCAGCCTCTTTATAGTAATGAGCTGCTTTCTCATAATCTTGCGAGACACCCTGTCCTAAATGATAAAGTACTCCTAAACTATATAAAGCATTTACATCTTTTTGCTCCGCAGCTCTCTCATACCATTTTCTTGCTAGAATATAATCTTTTTTGACACCGCGACCGTGATTATAAAGCACCCCTAAATTATATTGGGCGCTTGGATTGCCCTGTTTTGCTGTCATCTCGAACCAGTCTGCTGAATTTTTATAGGCCTCTACTGACTGATGCTCTTGATGTAGTATATTGCCATTTAAAATGGATGTTAAATCTTCAAAATTAGAGCTTTTACTTGGTAATTTGGCCTTGAAGCTTCGATCGTAGCGTTTAAGAAACCACTCTACAATATCACTTAAATAATCAAGAACAATTTTCGCAGCCTTTGCCTCGACAACCTCATTGCTTTGACTGGAGGCCATTTTATTCACAAGGTTCATTAGTAAATAGATACGGCGTGGATGTATTTTAGCAACAAAATTACGTTGATTAAGTAAAGAATGTACGCTTTTTACCCTAGGTTCCACTTGCATTTCTAATTTATAAATTTCATATAAAATTTCCTCTAGTACGAGAAGTGATTTATGTAGGGATAGAGCTGGCTTCGAAATAGCGAATGCATTTGCATCCTGTAAATTTTCAGCTAAATTTAGGAAGGATAGTGCTCTTACTTTCTTACATTGATCTTGTAGGATTTCCTCTTGCCTGACGATTGTCCTCACCTCTTTCATTCTCTTTTTTCATATATCGGGAAAATATCTATATTATTGATATGTTTAATGGGATTCATCAGTTGAATTGTCATCGTTACATGATACTATGTGATATAAGGGAGAAATTCAAAAAGAATTGTTAAAAAGTTCATCTGCCAAAGCTTCATTTTAGTGCCGTCCGGAGGATAGAAATAATGAAAAATATTGCAGCCATTATTCCAGCATTTAATCCACAATCTTCATTAATAACATATGTACATCAGCTTTTAACAACAACGATTTCACAAATTATTATCGTTAATGATGGTAGCGATGATAAATATGCAAATATTTTCGAAGAGTTGAAGAGCATTAATTGCTGCCGAGTGTTAGAGCATGATAAAAATATTGGAAAGGGCGGCGCATTGAAAACGGCATTTTCTTATATATGGTCTCAAAAAAATCAGTTTCAAGGTGTAATAACTGTCGGTGCTCACAATCAACATACAGTGCAAGATGTAAAATTGGTATTAACGATGACAAAGGTATTCTCAGAAGGGATTGTGCTAGGGGTACGTAATTTTCATTCATCGGACAGTACCCTTTTATCTTACTGGGGAAATCGCGCAACAAGCTTGTTTTTTGAGCTTCTTTACCATAAAAAGCTAATGGATACTCAGACTGGCCTAAGGTATATCTCTATAAAAGAACTTCCATGGTTGCTGCGAGTAAAGGGAGCACGTTATGATTATGATACAAATATGCTAGTTGCTGCACTTAAAAGAAAATGTCCAATTTTTGAGGTGGAGATTGGGCAATTACGTTTAAAGAAAAACACCATTATTCAATATGATGAAATAACAAATGCAGGAACAATTATTACTAAAATGCTTATGAATTATTTAAAACCAAGGGACAATAATCAATAAGTTTATAAATAAAAAACAATAATTACTCAAGAACGTAGCGAGTATGGAAAAAAGGAGCAATGATGATGGAGTATTCAGATCAGGTAAAAAATCGTGTTAAACGTATGGAAGGCCAGCTACGTGGTATTTTGAAAATGATGGAGGAAGAAAAGGATTGTAAGGCAGTCATTACCCAATTGTCTGCAGTACGTTCAGCAGTAGATCGTACGGTAGGGGTGATTGTAAGTACAAATCTTTTAGAATGTGTACAAAATGCTGAAGGGGATGGCGAGAAAATGAATGAAGCTATTCAGGAAGCCGTGAATTTAGTAGTAAAGAGTCGTTAAACTTATGGTAAAAATACCCACTAAACTCACTAATTTAGGTGGGTTTTTATTTTTGCAAAAATATAGTTTATTTCGGTGCTAATACAGAAAAAGTGGGGATTTTAACCTATGGAATTTTATGGTTTCTTTAGTTAAAAGTCATAGTTAGTGAACTTGTACGATAGATTTATAGTTACTTTTTCTGTTATGCTAATTATTAAGAAGATTACCATAAATGGGAAGGTGATTATTATGAAAAAATGGCTGATAGGTGGAGTAGCTATATTGATGTTAAGTCCAACAGCAGCTCTTGCTCAAAATACAGATACTCATCCAGAAAATACTTCCCCAGTGATTGCTTATAATGTAGTAGCTAATTCTAAAGTAACGACATGGGATCAATTCACTGCAGAAATCGTCAAGCAATTAAATAATTTCACACCAGAAATTAAAATTACATATAGTGGTTCAATGACTAATTTTAAAGATAAATTTATGGATGCCTATGATAAGGCTCAGAAGCAAGCCGTCTATGCGAGTGGTCATTTGGAAAGTACCGCTATATCTGCGGATTCATCTGGTAATGTGACGTTTAAAGTCAAATATTTCACAAACCAATCACAAGAAGTAGCTGTACAAAAAAAGATTGATCAAGTATTAAAAACAATTATTAAGCCTTCTATGACAGAATTTGAAAAAGTAAAGGCCATTAATGATTATATTGTATCGAATAGTGAGTATGGTACAAAGACAAAGGCTAGTCCTCATAGTGCATATGCGCTGCTAATGGAAGGGCAGGCTGTTTGTCAAGGTTATACGCTAACGGCTTATAAAATGCTGGAGCAAGTAGGGATCGAATCGAAATATGTTGTTGGCTTTGTTAACGGCAATGAGGACCATGCATGGAATTTAGTGAAGATCGATGGCAAATGGTATCATTTAGATACAACATGGAATGATCCTTTACCAAATCGTGTAGGTGTTTCTTCATACGATTATTTTTTAGTAACAGATGCACAGCTAAAAAAAGATCATACTTGGATAACGTCAGATTATCCTGCTGCAACAAGTACAACATATAGTTATATGCAAAATGTTCATTATGCTTATCAAGATAAGAACACATTATACTTTAGCAATACAGCAGATAATGATAAGTTGTATAAGCTTGATTTAGCAAGTGGTAAGAAGACTAAAATTATTGATAAGCGTGCCCTCTATATTACTGGTGCGGACAACTTTTTGTACTTCAGTGACTTCAGCAATAGCGGTTACTTAACGAAACTAAATCTAAAGACATTAAAAATGGAAGTGCTAGTAAAGCAATCCGTTTCTGATTTAAGAATTAGTGATAACCATTTAGTTTACAATATGAATAAGAAAGAACAAAAACTTAAAATAAACTAGGATTCTAAAAAACATAAAATTTAGGACCTCTTAAAATTAAATATCTGTAAATAAAATGTAAGCACAAAGGAGCTCTCAAGTGAGTTCTTTGTGCTTTTTTGTATATAATAAAAAGAGGAAGACGGTTGGAGGTGAGGATTTTGTGGAAAAAATTAGCCATTATCGTAATAATCGTTATATTTATTGACCCAATTTATACGACTGGAAAAGCAGTTGTCCAACAAGTAATTACTTGGGCAAATAATGATGAAATTGAAACCATGCTGCTCTCAACAAAGGAAAAAATTGTAGATGTCACTGCCAAATTGTCAGAGAATACCTCTATTGAAACAGCCACACCTCTAGAAGAGGAACCAGAAGCAAGGGTTGCTGTGACAGCTCCTACGGCTCCGAAGCCTGACGCAAAATTAGTTGTAACAAATGCAAAGGAAATGGCTGATGCAATGTATGCCTACTACAGTAGTTTTTCACCAACGTTTGAGATTCAATATAAAGGGAGTACACAACGAATTGAACAGATTGTGGAAGAAGCCTATGACAATGCTATTAAACGAGATGACTATGTATATGG
This genomic stretch from Lysinibacillus pakistanensis harbors:
- a CDS encoding glycosyltransferase family 2 protein, whose translation is MKNIAAIIPAFNPQSSLITYVHQLLTTTISQIIIVNDGSDDKYANIFEELKSINCCRVLEHDKNIGKGGALKTAFSYIWSQKNQFQGVITVGAHNQHTVQDVKLVLTMTKVFSEGIVLGVRNFHSSDSTLLSYWGNRATSLFFELLYHKKLMDTQTGLRYISIKELPWLLRVKGARYDYDTNMLVAALKRKCPIFEVEIGQLRLKKNTIIQYDEITNAGTIITKMLMNYLKPRDNNQ
- a CDS encoding sensor histidine kinase, giving the protein MMKTLYSKFVITTMLVMIGSLCIGFLATNTYYHQVVKEKNDAKNVNIAREIASYLETTKPEDLDKYFTTLGGIGYQIYVTDGDEGQFFGGEYRDKSLSSKVVDRVIGGEIYHGMREFPKETFVTGFFANELINTIGVPFTIENKHYALFLRPDIRLLFSEVHTILAGLILVMTILSLLAMLLFAKALIRPITKLTEATHQLAHEKFDTLLNIDRADEIGQLAISFNVMTEKLQENDRMRKEFISNVSHDFQSPLLNIQGYIDLLKNPSLTEQERQEYTMIIELETKRLSTLTKQLLLLTSLDQSTRLLKCEPYRLDEQLRETVSKYRWQLEEANMQLTYQLVPLIYSGDAGLLQNVWDNLLTNAIKYNVENGEIHIRLQEQSTYVEVLIEDSGIGITTNQLQQVFDRFYRVDASRTKQGTGLGLAIVKQIVELHEGSVQMESVIHSGTKVFIRLPKL
- a CDS encoding metal-sensitive transcriptional regulator, with the protein product MEYSDQVKNRVKRMEGQLRGILKMMEEEKDCKAVITQLSAVRSAVDRTVGVIVSTNLLECVQNAEGDGEKMNEAIQEAVNLVVKSR
- a CDS encoding transglutaminase domain-containing protein, yielding MKKWLIGGVAILMLSPTAALAQNTDTHPENTSPVIAYNVVANSKVTTWDQFTAEIVKQLNNFTPEIKITYSGSMTNFKDKFMDAYDKAQKQAVYASGHLESTAISADSSGNVTFKVKYFTNQSQEVAVQKKIDQVLKTIIKPSMTEFEKVKAINDYIVSNSEYGTKTKASPHSAYALLMEGQAVCQGYTLTAYKMLEQVGIESKYVVGFVNGNEDHAWNLVKIDGKWYHLDTTWNDPLPNRVGVSSYDYFLVTDAQLKKDHTWITSDYPAATSTTYSYMQNVHYAYQDKNTLYFSNTADNDKLYKLDLASGKKTKIIDKRALYITGADNFLYFSDFSNSGYLTKLNLKTLKMEVLVKQSVSDLRISDNHLVYNMNKKEQKLKIN
- a CDS encoding SEL1-like repeat protein, giving the protein MRTIVRQEEILQDQCKKVRALSFLNLAENLQDANAFAISKPALSLHKSLLVLEEILYEIYKLEMQVEPRVKSVHSLLNQRNFVAKIHPRRIYLLMNLVNKMASSQSNEVVEAKAAKIVLDYLSDIVEWFLKRYDRSFKAKLPSKSSNFEDLTSILNGNILHQEHQSVEAYKNSADWFEMTAKQGNPSAQYNLGVLYNHGRGVKKDYILARKWYERAAEQKDVNALYSLGVLYHLGQGVSQDYEKAAHYYKEAANLGNADAQYNLGVLFNQGLGVPVDFFEAAKWYISAANQGNTSAQNNLGFLYHNGTGVEQSYEEAVTYFEMAALAGDASAQYNLGYMYLKGRGITQNFEEAARWFHMAALQDHTNAEFQLAMLYNTGQGIAQDQVEAIKWFKLAAHSGHTNAQYCLGLLYQKEKDIALAEKWLQLAASHGHISAGFELGRMYVYQLEQSDKALPYFKKAAEKGYADAQYELGLLYVNEAGGTLNYREAAKWWRAATDQSHIQAEYQLGLLYEQGLGIEQDLEEARRCYRLAAIQGHAGAQYQLGNLFDKGKGVEQDYTEAAKWIEQAAAQGHAKARYQLAQMHCHGQGVPKDFVKAAQLYRLAANQGHQKAQFQLGMLYKKGLGVAQDYNEATKWLKMSLENIKE